TAAGCCTCTCTATGGGCTATCGTACAATCGGGGCGTGCCTCTGGAATCTGTTGCATCTCTTCACATAAGCCTTTGCATCAGCTAGCACAGTTGGCTAGTAGAACCCCACccgagttatcttgtgagcgagggccCTGCCCCCTAAGTGTTATCCACAAATCCCTTCGTGGGCTTCTTTGAGTGCCTCCTCCGCTTCAAGAGGTCTTAAGCACTTCAAATACGGGATAAAAAAGGACCTTTTGTAAAGAAGGCCTTCAATAAATGAGTATCTCAATGCTCTAACCAACAGCTTGCGTGCCTCCTGGGCATCATCGGGGAGCCACCCAGTTTCTAAGTGGGTTTTGATCGGGCCTATCCAACAGCTTGCCATACCAATCAGCGCTATCAGATTTATGACATGAATAGTAGGGGTCTTCAAGACCTGGAAGTAAATACTTCTTGGATAATTCTTGATTTCAGATGAGGAAAACTGAGACAAGGCATCCGCCGTAGTGTTCTCCTCTCTTGGAACATGTTCTGCgtaccattcatcaaactgagtCAGTATTCCCTCTACGACTCTCAGGTACTTGGCCATAGTATTATCTTTGACCTCAAACTCCCATTAAATTGAGTAACTATAAGtctcgagtctccacagaccttcaggtttttggccctcacggctctagccaagcctaagccagctatcaatgcttcatattctgcttcattattCATAGTCGGGAAGTCTAACTACAAAGCATATTCAATCataaacccatcagggctttgaaagactaggcctgcaccactagattttattttggacgctccgtcaaaatggagaaccTAATACTCTTTCAAGGTTGTTTCTTCATCCTTCTCCTTCTCTCCTCCTTCTGGGATTACTATCTCTTGCCCCTCAACTTCTTGGTCGTTAATGGTGCATTCGACCATGAAGTTTGCTAAGGCCTGAGCCTTGATGGCCGTTCGAGGCTTGTAtttgatatcaaattctcctaactcaatcACCCATTTGATGAGCCTTCCACTAGCCTTTGGGTTATAAAGATTGTTCCTTAAAGGTTGGTCTGTCAGGACTTCGatcttgtgagcctggaagtaGGGTTTCAACTTCCTCGAGGCTGCTATGAGAGCAAGTTCAAATTTTTCCGTGGTGGAGTAATTCAATTCTACTCCATGGAGCACcttgcttacatagtatacagCTTCTAGAGCTTCTGCTCTTCCTTCACGAGGACTGCACTCACGGCTTGTTCGGATACCGCGAGGTATAAATAAAGAGTGTCACCCAGACTTGGtttagccaacaacggggcttcaGTCACGTACTTCTTCAGCTATTCAAAGGACTCTTGGCTCTCAGCTGTCCATTCAAAGTCCTTTACCTTCTTAAGGGTTTTTAAAAAGGGCAGGCAtttgtctccagacttggagatgaacctccctagaACTGCGATTCTTCCCATCAGCTTCTGAACGTCCTTGATGGAGcgtggtggctccatgtctaggatgGCTTTGATCTTGTCGGATTGGCCTCTATTCCCCTCTTAGAGACCATATGACCCAAAAATTTCCAGTCCCAACACTAAAAGCACATTTGGctgggtttaacatcatcttg
This genomic interval from Apium graveolens cultivar Ventura chromosome 8, ASM990537v1, whole genome shotgun sequence contains the following:
- the LOC141680281 gene encoding uncharacterized protein LOC141680281, which codes for MAKYLRVVEGILTQFDEWYAEHVPREENTTADALSQFSSSEIKNYPRSIYFQVLKTPTIHVINLIALIGMASCWIGPIKTHLETGWLPDDAQEARKLLVRALRYSFIEGLLYKRSFFIPYLKCLRPLEAEEALKEAHEGICG